From Streptosporangium album, the proteins below share one genomic window:
- a CDS encoding alpha-(1->3)-arabinofuranosyltransferase domain-containing protein: MSAALTPDRTDTGPARLRHRLHLLAGCLLLGAVAFNTSPGQVISETKLDMALNPLGFLARATHLWDGAFFGHLQNQAYGYLFPMGPFYALFKALDMPAWNIQRLWMTLVLCAAFAGVERVARALDIGTPATRVLAGLAYALAPHALTLIGINSSEFQPSAVLPWILLPLVYGTRPQANPRRAAALSALAFLFAGGINAVAELAVLVVPLLYLLTRERGRHRRRLLLWWLGCVSAVSMWWLLPLLVMGRYIFSFLPFIETADATTGVTSLINTLRGTSGWIAYLPVDGQPFLPAAFEQATGPALIVLTALVAGLGLGGIAARTTPERAFLAISVLAGIVIVSAGHADALVHPWTEQVKALLDGPLAPFRNLHKFDALIRLPLALGLAALPLAGPVRLRRPVLAAAAALAALTALPVATAGASPAGGFAEVPSYWRDAATWLNRNTGSGMVLAAPGSRRGEYLWGRPMDEPMQSLLTVRWATHTNVPWGSPGLARLVQAVDERFATGRGSPGLTSALRRIGVTYLLVRNDLARESLGTAWPARVHETLAESTGLERVATFGPEIGTTANSTASGWFEQHYPALEVYAVPAPAPLVATVPRDGTLRIAGAPEATLALAEEGLLDDDRPTVVGDEPEAGTVPAARRVVTDTLRRREIVFGDLRRIGTATLTEDQPPERGRESDLTDPAWTAAAATARYSGIQDVRASSAESGIGAGDRRDPGRQPYAALDADPRTGWRSDGWNGAVGEWLEVRFVESIDMPQITVAFEKGALGPPVAEVALETEAGTRLAPVRDSADPQLLRPPAGATSWLRIRVTRLASEPRSRIGTRVGITEIAIPGVRATRSIVVPADGAQDPGAVLLTRRGSAPACMHGSATWTCSPSLQITGEDGSGFDRTFAVRDGGERAVTGRAVLTDPVSAGLLTTIPGVFPRVTASSTLVDHPAVLGRSAMDGNLDTVWYAQTFDPHPTLTVRLRKKITISQITVLFPDSFLGQPPIRVSVRGGGRTAQGWVGSNGRVAFAPIRTDRLEIGFTAPASRPIEVSELTIPGVKPLGSLAPFPLRLPCGYGPTLTLNGNTVPTEIVDGTLDDVVNGRPLGYRACGPVELGTGTARITAAPSDAFRIDSVVVRTSADGARRAVTATPAVAESWGPEERRVRVSASAPSYLVVNENHNTGWRAYLGGRRLTAVRLDGWRQAWELPAGQGVVTMRYEPDSAYRAALLGGGILVLLVLALASVPARRTRPSGTVRAAARPSRPVPAGVRASGTAAAGVRAVWIWLSAPIVGLWTGGFAGAAIVTGALALAAWLRAVAEARHARLGALPGLAGAAASPWALVALPGLAGLALAAGTLYGGADAAEALARPLTGVVPQVLCLLTLAWMMASVPRRASAPPPPPRRAAARRPDPMVAGR; encoded by the coding sequence TTGAGTGCCGCATTGACCCCTGACCGCACGGACACCGGGCCCGCCCGGCTGCGGCACCGGCTGCACCTGCTGGCGGGCTGCCTCCTGCTCGGAGCCGTCGCGTTCAACACCTCGCCCGGCCAGGTGATCTCCGAGACCAAACTCGACATGGCGCTCAACCCGCTCGGCTTCCTCGCCCGGGCGACCCACCTGTGGGACGGCGCGTTCTTCGGCCACCTGCAGAACCAGGCCTACGGCTACCTGTTCCCGATGGGCCCGTTCTACGCGCTCTTCAAGGCGCTGGACATGCCCGCGTGGAACATCCAGCGCCTGTGGATGACCCTGGTCCTGTGCGCCGCCTTCGCCGGCGTCGAGCGGGTCGCCCGCGCCCTGGACATCGGCACCCCGGCCACCCGGGTCCTGGCCGGTCTCGCCTACGCCCTGGCCCCGCACGCCCTCACACTGATCGGGATCAACTCCTCGGAGTTCCAGCCGAGCGCCGTACTGCCCTGGATCCTGCTGCCGCTCGTGTACGGCACACGCCCGCAGGCGAATCCGCGCAGGGCGGCGGCGCTGTCGGCGCTGGCGTTCCTGTTCGCCGGCGGGATCAACGCCGTGGCCGAACTCGCCGTGCTCGTCGTGCCGCTGCTGTACCTGCTGACCCGGGAGCGGGGACGCCACCGGCGGCGCCTGCTGCTGTGGTGGCTGGGCTGCGTGAGCGCGGTGTCGATGTGGTGGCTGCTGCCCCTGCTGGTGATGGGCCGCTACATCTTCTCCTTCCTGCCGTTCATCGAGACCGCCGACGCCACCACCGGCGTCACCTCGCTGATCAACACCCTGCGGGGCACCTCGGGCTGGATCGCCTACCTGCCGGTGGACGGGCAACCCTTCCTCCCCGCCGCGTTCGAGCAGGCGACCGGGCCCGCGCTGATCGTGTTGACCGCGCTCGTCGCCGGCCTCGGCCTCGGCGGGATCGCCGCCCGGACCACCCCGGAGCGGGCCTTCCTGGCGATCAGCGTCCTGGCCGGGATCGTGATCGTCTCCGCCGGGCACGCCGACGCGCTCGTCCACCCGTGGACGGAGCAGGTGAAGGCGCTGCTGGACGGTCCCCTCGCGCCGTTCCGCAACCTGCACAAGTTCGACGCGCTCATCCGGCTCCCGCTCGCCCTCGGTCTGGCCGCCCTGCCCCTGGCCGGCCCCGTACGGCTGCGCAGGCCCGTCCTCGCGGCGGCCGCCGCCCTGGCGGCTCTCACCGCGCTGCCCGTCGCCACCGCCGGGGCGTCCCCCGCGGGCGGGTTCGCCGAGGTGCCCTCCTACTGGCGGGACGCCGCGACCTGGCTGAACCGGAACACCGGGAGCGGCATGGTCCTCGCCGCGCCGGGATCACGCCGGGGCGAATACCTGTGGGGCCGTCCGATGGACGAGCCCATGCAGTCACTGCTGACCGTGCGCTGGGCCACTCACACCAACGTCCCCTGGGGATCTCCCGGGCTGGCCCGGCTGGTCCAGGCGGTGGACGAGCGCTTCGCCACCGGCCGGGGCTCGCCGGGTCTCACCTCGGCGCTGCGCCGGATCGGGGTCACCTACCTGCTCGTCCGCAACGACCTCGCCAGAGAGAGCCTGGGGACCGCCTGGCCCGCGCGGGTCCACGAGACCCTCGCCGAGTCCACCGGCCTGGAACGGGTCGCCACCTTCGGGCCGGAGATCGGGACCACGGCCAACTCGACGGCCTCGGGCTGGTTCGAGCAGCACTACCCCGCGCTGGAGGTCTACGCGGTCCCCGCCCCCGCGCCGCTCGTCGCGACGGTGCCCCGCGACGGGACGCTCCGGATCGCCGGGGCCCCCGAGGCGACGCTGGCCCTCGCCGAGGAGGGCCTGCTCGACGACGACCGGCCCACCGTGGTCGGTGATGAGCCGGAGGCGGGCACGGTGCCCGCGGCTCGCAGGGTGGTGACCGACACGCTGCGCCGCCGCGAGATCGTCTTCGGCGACCTGCGTCGCATCGGCACCGCCACGCTCACCGAGGACCAACCCCCCGAACGGGGCAGGGAATCAGACCTCACCGACCCCGCCTGGACCGCCGCCGCCGCGACCGCCCGCTACTCCGGCATCCAGGACGTGCGGGCCTCCTCCGCCGAGTCGGGGATCGGGGCCGGTGACCGGCGCGATCCGGGGCGGCAGCCGTACGCGGCGCTCGACGCCGACCCGCGCACCGGATGGCGCTCCGACGGCTGGAACGGGGCAGTCGGGGAGTGGCTGGAGGTGCGCTTCGTCGAGAGCATCGACATGCCGCAGATCACCGTCGCGTTCGAGAAGGGGGCGCTGGGACCCCCCGTGGCGGAGGTCGCCCTGGAGACCGAGGCGGGGACGCGCCTGGCGCCGGTCCGGGACTCGGCCGACCCGCAGCTCCTGCGCCCACCGGCCGGTGCGACCTCGTGGCTGCGCATCCGGGTGACCAGGCTGGCCTCCGAGCCCAGGTCGCGGATCGGCACCCGCGTCGGCATCACCGAGATCGCGATCCCCGGGGTGAGGGCCACCCGGAGCATCGTCGTCCCCGCGGACGGCGCCCAGGACCCCGGCGCGGTGCTGCTGACCCGCCGGGGTTCGGCACCGGCGTGCATGCACGGGTCCGCGACGTGGACCTGCTCGCCGTCCCTGCAGATCACCGGTGAGGACGGCTCCGGCTTCGACCGGACCTTCGCCGTCCGGGACGGCGGGGAGCGCGCCGTCACCGGCCGCGCCGTGCTCACCGACCCCGTCTCCGCCGGGCTGCTCACCACCATCCCCGGCGTCTTCCCCCGGGTGACCGCCTCCTCCACGCTGGTCGACCACCCGGCCGTGCTCGGCCGCTCGGCCATGGACGGCAACCTGGACACGGTCTGGTACGCCCAGACCTTCGACCCGCACCCGACCCTGACCGTGAGGCTCCGCAAGAAGATCACGATCTCGCAGATCACGGTCCTCTTCCCCGACTCGTTCCTGGGGCAGCCGCCGATCAGGGTGAGCGTGCGCGGCGGAGGCCGTACGGCGCAGGGCTGGGTCGGATCCAACGGGAGAGTCGCCTTCGCCCCGATCCGCACGGACCGTCTGGAGATCGGGTTCACGGCTCCGGCGTCCCGGCCGATCGAGGTGTCGGAGCTCACCATCCCGGGGGTGAAGCCGCTCGGCTCGCTGGCACCCTTCCCGCTGAGACTGCCCTGCGGCTACGGGCCCACGCTCACCCTCAACGGCAACACCGTGCCCACCGAGATCGTGGACGGCACGTTGGACGACGTGGTCAACGGCCGCCCCCTCGGCTACCGGGCCTGCGGACCGGTCGAGCTGGGCACCGGCACCGCACGGATCACCGCCGCCCCCAGCGACGCCTTCAGGATCGATTCGGTGGTCGTGCGGACGTCCGCCGACGGCGCACGGCGCGCGGTCACGGCCACCCCCGCGGTCGCGGAGTCATGGGGGCCGGAGGAGCGCCGGGTCCGGGTCTCGGCCTCCGCCCCCTCCTACCTTGTGGTCAACGAGAACCACAACACCGGCTGGCGGGCCTACCTCGGCGGCAGGAGGCTGACAGCGGTCAGGCTGGACGGCTGGCGGCAGGCCTGGGAACTGCCCGCCGGACAGGGCGTCGTGACCATGCGCTACGAGCCCGACTCCGCCTACCGCGCGGCCCTGCTCGGCGGCGGCATCCTGGTGCTCCTGGTCTTGGCGCTCGCGTCCGTCCCCGCGCGGCGGACCCGTCCGTCCGGGACCGTGCGCGCCGCGGCCCGGCCGTCCAGACCGGTGCCCGCCGGGGTCCGCGCGTCCGGGACGGCGGCCGCCGGGGTCCGCGCGGTCTGGATCTGGCTGTCCGCCCCGATCGTCGGCCTGTGGACCGGGGGGTTCGCCGGCGCCGCGATCGTCACCGGGGCGCTGGCGCTGGCCGCCTGGCTGAGAGCGGTGGCCGAGGCCAGGCACGCCCGGCTCGGAGCCCTCCCCGGCCTCGCGGGCGCGGCGGCCTCGCCCTGGGCGCTCGTGGCGCTGCCGGGCCTGGCCGGTCTCGCGCTCGCCGCGGGAACCCTGTACGGCGGGGCCGACGCCGCCGAGGCGCTCGCCAGGCCCCTGACCGGCGTCGTGCCGCAGGTGCTCTGCCTCCTGACCCTGGCGTGGATGATGGCGTCGGTCCCCCGGAGGGCTTCCGCCCCGCCGCCTCCGCCGCGCCGTGCCGCGGCCCGGCGGCCCGATCCGATGGTGGCGGGCCGGTGA
- a CDS encoding DUF3068 domain-containing protein: MTRTRDDDVPTAPAAGGGAVGRSRIPRAVLAGAGAFLVTLAALLRFYVYDSVLLLPLEQGRTYRMVAPAADYFDTATLTSHTGVPLVSTTTLSGDAGAGTRDTAVWVEFTSLTTAAGDRIDYHERRAAFDRRTAMTVNCCGEYVDEDAGARQSGLAFRLPFRAEPRSYPMYDTTLRTVVPLRYEQQEQIDGLRTYRYTYTAGPAKIEDFPEQFPGKVLGLPQWRSLGVSRYAEVTRTIWVEPESGLTVKVAEKHRQGLRTPDGFERRVSLRADLVMSPEDVGAKVADARAFIRWVLTVRDLLPGLFLATGLLLIFFGARPRRRSGTERTGTASGGSAPQGRGCA, translated from the coding sequence GTGACCCGTACCCGTGATGACGATGTGCCCACCGCCCCGGCGGCGGGCGGCGGGGCGGTGGGCCGGTCCAGGATTCCCCGGGCGGTGCTCGCGGGCGCGGGCGCCTTCCTCGTCACACTCGCTGCGCTCCTGCGCTTCTACGTCTACGACAGCGTTCTGCTCCTGCCGCTGGAGCAGGGCAGGACCTACCGTATGGTCGCCCCGGCCGCCGACTACTTCGACACGGCCACGCTCACCTCCCACACCGGTGTCCCGCTGGTGTCCACCACGACGCTGAGCGGCGACGCCGGCGCCGGGACCCGGGACACCGCGGTGTGGGTGGAGTTCACCTCGCTCACCACGGCCGCCGGCGACCGGATCGACTACCACGAACGCAGGGCCGCCTTCGACCGCCGGACGGCCATGACGGTCAACTGCTGCGGGGAGTACGTCGACGAGGACGCGGGCGCCCGGCAGTCGGGCCTGGCCTTCCGCCTGCCCTTCCGTGCCGAACCGCGCTCGTACCCGATGTACGACACGACGCTCCGGACGGTGGTCCCGCTCCGCTACGAGCAACAGGAGCAGATCGACGGCCTGCGGACCTACCGCTACACCTACACGGCGGGTCCGGCCAAGATCGAGGACTTCCCCGAGCAGTTCCCCGGCAAGGTGCTGGGCCTGCCCCAGTGGCGGTCCCTGGGCGTCTCCCGCTACGCCGAGGTGACCCGCACGATCTGGGTCGAGCCGGAGAGCGGTCTGACGGTGAAGGTGGCGGAGAAACACCGCCAGGGCCTGCGCACCCCCGACGGGTTCGAGCGCAGGGTGAGCCTCCGGGCGGACCTGGTGATGTCCCCCGAGGACGTCGGCGCCAAGGTCGCCGACGCGCGTGCCTTCATCCGCTGGGTCCTGACGGTCCGCGACCTGCTGCCCGGACTCTTCCTCGCCACAGGACTCCTGCTGATCTTCTTCGGGGCCCGTCCTCGCAGGCGGTCCGGAACGGAGCGGACCGGGACCGCGTCGGGCGGGTCCGCGCCGCAGGGGCGGGGGTGCGCGTGA